A stretch of the Fusobacterium varium genome encodes the following:
- a CDS encoding putative aminobenzoyl-glutamate transporter has protein sequence MTQGNVKSTKMTTFIKTVERVGNKLPDPFILFGIFAVFTLIISLVLSKIGVEASFMEKGAKTLTIVKIENLLTFNKLRQVVSDFPTTYVNFPSLKLVLIMMMAIGVVEETGFFDSVMRKYLLKAPKSVVTAVFIFACVNANVMSDAGVILTLTLGGVVFASIGRSPILGIMLGYAACNGGYCASLLVAGADALVAGITEQVAVDAGFHLDINPLCNYYFMAAATVVLTVVLTIFTEKFIMKLFPEEETADDSMLKKYELTDLENRGLKFGMYGFISFVVIMLALTLPSEAFFRNAAGGFLPKSPLLSSIVVILFFLFLFIGVSYGVGIKKITSGKDVSRLLQAGAKKSAPLMVTFLTCALFMDLLNKSNILRIIAIKMAELIKAANVGPLFLLVLVIILTAMMNPFMTSASTKWILLAPMVVPVFGMIGVNPAYAQLAYRIGDSATNIISPLHPAITVIIGLMAQYNSEKEKKTGRKIEEAGFGTIFSLTLPYSIVILVTLTVLMVIWYVLRLPIGLGVSTFI, from the coding sequence ATGACACAAGGAAATGTTAAAAGCACCAAAATGACAACTTTTATTAAAACTGTAGAAAGAGTTGGAAATAAATTACCTGACCCATTTATTTTATTTGGAATATTTGCTGTTTTCACTTTAATTATATCTCTTGTCTTATCAAAAATTGGAGTAGAAGCCTCTTTTATGGAAAAAGGTGCAAAAACTCTTACCATAGTAAAAATTGAAAATTTGCTCACTTTTAATAAGTTAAGGCAAGTTGTTTCTGATTTTCCTACTACTTATGTAAATTTTCCATCTTTGAAACTTGTTCTTATTATGATGATGGCTATTGGAGTAGTTGAAGAAACAGGATTTTTTGACTCTGTCATGAGGAAATATTTATTAAAAGCTCCTAAAAGTGTAGTAACAGCTGTATTTATTTTTGCATGTGTTAATGCTAATGTTATGTCAGATGCTGGAGTTATTCTTACACTTACACTAGGAGGAGTTGTTTTTGCCTCAATAGGCAGAAGCCCTATCCTTGGAATAATGCTTGGATATGCAGCTTGTAATGGTGGATATTGTGCTAGTCTTTTAGTAGCTGGAGCAGATGCACTTGTAGCTGGCATCACTGAACAAGTAGCTGTAGATGCTGGTTTTCATTTAGATATCAATCCTTTATGTAACTATTATTTCATGGCTGCTGCTACAGTAGTTCTTACAGTGGTTCTTACAATATTTACTGAAAAGTTCATAATGAAACTTTTTCCAGAAGAAGAAACTGCTGATGATTCTATGTTAAAAAAATATGAACTTACTGATTTAGAAAATAGAGGTTTAAAATTTGGAATGTATGGTTTCATTTCTTTTGTAGTTATTATGCTTGCTTTAACTCTTCCATCAGAAGCTTTCTTTAGAAACGCTGCTGGAGGATTCTTACCTAAATCACCATTACTTTCATCTATTGTTGTTATCTTATTTTTCTTATTTCTTTTCATAGGAGTTAGCTATGGAGTGGGAATCAAAAAAATAACTAGTGGAAAAGATGTTTCTAGGCTTCTTCAAGCTGGTGCAAAAAAATCTGCTCCATTGATGGTTACTTTTCTTACTTGTGCTCTATTTATGGACCTATTAAATAAAAGTAACATTCTGAGAATAATAGCTATAAAAATGGCTGAACTTATAAAAGCTGCAAATGTAGGTCCTTTATTTCTTCTTGTTTTGGTAATTATCCTTACTGCTATGATGAATCCATTTATGACTTCTGCATCTACAAAATGGATATTGTTAGCCCCAATGGTAGTTCCTGTATTTGGAATGATTGGAGTTAACCCTGCTTATGCACAGCTTGCTTATAGAATTGGAGATTCAGCAACTAACATAATCTCACCTTTGCATCCAGCAATAACTGTTATCATTGGTCTTATGGCTCAATATAATTCTGAAAAAGAAAAGAAAACAGGAAGAAAAATAGAAGAAGCTGGTTTTGGAACTATATTCTCCTTAACTCTTCCTTATTCTATAGTTATTCTTGTAACTCTTACTGTTCTTATGGTTATTTGGTATGTTTTAAGATTACCTATTGGTTTAGGTGTTTCTACATTTATATAA
- a CDS encoding putative peptidase, producing the protein MNKERMIENFLEMIKIHSPSNDEGVYAEYLIKLLKELGGEIYLDNGYKNYRGNAPVIFAKFQGNLPEKGVTLAAHMDVIEPSSNVKPIIENNIIKTDGTTTLGGDDKAGIASIIEVLRTIKENKLNHRDIFVLLTPCEEAGMLGAKNIDWSSVPAPMKPATNMLVIDNAGKAGLIAHTAPSKYGITFTFTGKKAHAGIEPEKGINAVCMAAHAISNMKIGRIDEFTTSNIGSIKSNFPTNVVSDYCIFTAELRGHSEEKIIEMLNNYEEACKNASILFGGKYTMEKSHDYPALKPKDDLKFAKEFAKIYEDIGVHSELKIIGGGSDSNILAKEGFNSIIIGVGMYDVHTVNEYLVTDDLFKTTEAILKYITK; encoded by the coding sequence ATGAATAAAGAAAGAATGATAGAAAATTTCTTAGAAATGATAAAAATACACTCTCCTTCTAATGATGAAGGAGTATATGCTGAATACTTAATAAAACTTTTAAAAGAACTTGGTGGAGAAATCTATTTAGACAATGGATATAAAAATTATAGAGGAAATGCTCCTGTTATTTTTGCAAAATTTCAAGGAAACTTACCTGAAAAAGGAGTAACTTTAGCTGCTCATATGGATGTAATAGAACCATCCTCAAATGTAAAACCTATAATAGAAAATAATATAATAAAAACTGATGGTACTACTACTTTAGGTGGAGATGACAAAGCGGGAATAGCTAGCATTATTGAAGTTTTAAGAACTATCAAAGAAAATAAATTAAATCATAGAGATATTTTTGTATTGTTAACTCCTTGTGAAGAAGCTGGTATGCTTGGTGCTAAAAATATTGATTGGTCCTCTGTCCCTGCCCCTATGAAACCAGCTACAAATATGCTTGTTATAGATAATGCTGGTAAGGCTGGACTCATTGCTCATACTGCCCCTAGTAAATATGGAATCACTTTTACATTTACTGGAAAAAAAGCTCATGCTGGAATAGAACCTGAAAAAGGAATTAATGCTGTATGTATGGCTGCTCATGCTATATCTAATATGAAAATAGGGCGTATTGATGAATTTACTACTTCTAATATAGGAAGTATCAAATCTAATTTTCCAACTAATGTAGTTTCTGATTACTGCATATTTACTGCTGAATTAAGAGGTCATTCTGAAGAAAAGATTATTGAAATGTTAAATAATTACGAAGAAGCATGTAAAAATGCCTCTATCTTATTTGGTGGAAAGTATACTATGGAAAAAAGTCATGATTATCCAGCTCTCAAACCAAAAGATGATTTGAAATTTGCTAAAGAATTTGCTAAAATTTATGAAGATATTGGCGTTCACTCAGAACTAAAAATAATTGGTGGTGGGTCTGACAGCAATATTCTAGCAAAAGAAGGTTTCAATTCTATAATCATTGGTGTTGGAATGTATGATGTTCATACTGTTAATGAATATCTTGTTACTGATGATTTATTTAAAACTACAGAGGCTATTTTGAAGTATATCACAAAATAA
- a CDS encoding putative amidohydrolase — MNKNELKKRVLAAIEENKETIIAAGRKIYSNPEFGYKEFETTKTVSDFFKNELGLEVEEKIAYTGCRARINEDKSGPKIAILGELDGISCSEHPDANSIGASHTCGHNVQIAGMLGAAVGLIKSGVFKELDGKIDFIATPAEEFIELAYRSKLKAEGHIKYFGGKQELIRKGTFDDVDMSIMFHVLDTGDKKVLVGPESNGFIGKEIKFIGKESHAGSAPYEGINALNAAMLAINNVNAQRETFKEADRVRFHPIITKGGDIVNVVPADVRMESYVRARTIDSMIDANKKVNRALIAGAMAVGAEIEITELPGYLPILKHNDMEKVLRDNLHFIGLTDEDIIDGGDFTGSFDFGDVSHIIPTLHPMFGGVKGALHTRGYSIVDEEYAYLAPAKSMALTVVDLLFDGAETGKEILKNFKPVMTKEEYLAFMESNDKTIKA; from the coding sequence ATGAATAAAAATGAATTAAAGAAAAGAGTTCTTGCAGCTATCGAAGAAAACAAAGAAACAATAATAGCTGCAGGAAGAAAAATATATTCAAATCCTGAATTTGGATATAAAGAATTTGAAACAACAAAAACTGTAAGTGATTTTTTCAAAAATGAACTTGGATTGGAAGTTGAAGAAAAAATAGCCTATACAGGATGCAGAGCTAGAATAAATGAAGATAAATCTGGACCTAAAATAGCTATTCTTGGGGAGCTTGATGGAATATCTTGTTCTGAACATCCAGATGCCAACAGTATTGGAGCTTCTCACACTTGTGGACACAATGTTCAAATTGCTGGTATGCTTGGAGCCGCAGTAGGCCTTATCAAATCAGGAGTTTTTAAAGAACTTGATGGTAAGATAGATTTCATTGCAACTCCTGCTGAAGAATTTATTGAACTTGCTTACAGAAGTAAGCTTAAAGCTGAAGGACACATTAAATATTTTGGTGGAAAACAAGAACTTATCAGAAAAGGTACATTTGATGATGTAGATATGAGTATAATGTTTCATGTACTTGATACTGGAGATAAAAAGGTGCTTGTAGGACCTGAAAGTAATGGATTTATAGGAAAAGAAATTAAATTTATTGGAAAAGAATCTCATGCTGGTTCTGCTCCTTATGAAGGTATAAATGCTTTAAATGCAGCTATGCTTGCTATCAATAATGTAAATGCCCAAAGGGAAACTTTTAAAGAAGCTGACAGAGTAAGATTTCATCCAATCATTACAAAAGGTGGAGATATTGTTAATGTTGTTCCTGCTGATGTAAGAATGGAATCATATGTAAGAGCCAGAACTATTGACAGTATGATTGATGCTAACAAAAAGGTAAACAGAGCTCTTATTGCTGGAGCTATGGCTGTTGGAGCTGAAATTGAAATAACTGAGCTTCCTGGATATCTTCCTATTTTAAAACATAATGATATGGAAAAAGTTTTAAGAGATAATCTTCATTTCATAGGTCTTACAGATGAAGATATTATAGATGGTGGAGATTTTACTGGATCATTTGATTTTGGTGATGTATCTCATATTATTCCTACACTTCATCCAATGTTTGGTGGTGTAAAAGGAGCCCTTCACACTAGAGGATATTCTATCGTTGATGAAGAATATGCTTATCTTGCTCCAGCTAAATCTATGGCTCTTACAGTAGTAGATTTGCTGTTTGATGGAGCTGAAACAGGAAAAGAAATTCTTAAAAATTTCAAACCTGTTATGACAAAAGAAGAATATCTTGCTTTCATGGAATCTAATGATAAAACTATAAAAGCATAA
- a CDS encoding putative transcriptional regulator, which yields MTLRHIRIFLAVCKYNNVTMAAKELFIAQPAASLAIKELEEYYGIKLFDRISKRLYITEPGKKFLSYASHITSLFDEMEKELKCHDSFNNLKIGATIATGTYFMPKYVEKFAEIYPGVKINVYIENSKVIENKLLTNELDLAIIDGIIHSENIISNPILDDKLVIICSPDNPLAQKETVSLEEIKNQNFLLRERGSGTRELFDSILFSRGITIEPLWESISTRALVIAVQQNIGIAVLPYYLVKEELEKKIVSRVKINNIKFVRKFNIIYHKNKYLSSSAMSFIEMCRNMEK from the coding sequence ATGACATTAAGACATATTAGAATTTTTTTAGCAGTATGTAAATATAATAATGTAACTATGGCAGCAAAGGAACTCTTTATAGCACAGCCAGCTGCAAGTTTAGCTATAAAAGAACTGGAAGAATATTATGGAATAAAACTTTTTGACAGGATATCTAAAAGGCTTTATATAACAGAACCCGGAAAAAAATTTTTAAGTTATGCTTCTCATATAACTTCTCTTTTTGATGAAATGGAAAAAGAATTAAAATGTCATGACTCATTTAATAATTTGAAGATAGGAGCTACTATTGCTACAGGAACTTATTTTATGCCAAAATATGTTGAAAAATTTGCTGAAATATATCCAGGTGTAAAAATAAATGTGTACATAGAAAATTCAAAAGTAATAGAAAATAAACTTCTGACAAATGAACTAGATCTTGCTATAATTGATGGAATAATACACTCCGAAAATATTATAAGCAACCCTATTTTAGATGATAAACTTGTAATAATATGTAGTCCTGACAATCCTTTAGCACAAAAAGAAACTGTTTCTCTGGAAGAAATAAAAAATCAGAATTTTCTTTTGAGAGAAAGGGGAAGTGGAACAAGGGAATTATTTGACAGTATACTCTTTTCAAGAGGAATAACTATAGAACCATTATGGGAAAGCATTAGTACAAGAGCTCTAGTAATTGCTGTACAACAGAATATAGGAATAGCAGTATTACCGTATTATCTGGTAAAAGAAGAACTTGAAAAGAAAATAGTTTCCAGAGTAAAAATAAATAATATTAAGTTTGTGAGAAAATTTAATATTATTTATCACAAAAATAAATATTTAAGCTCTTCAGCAATGTCTTTTATTGAAATGTGCAGAAATATGGAAAAATAA